The sequence GATGGCGAATTACTTTCAGATTCAGCTTCATTCAATACAGCTGCTTTAACAGGTGAAAGTAAGCCGGATACCAAAAATAAAGGTGAAGTTGTGCTTGCAGGGATGATCAATATGAACAGTGTTGCTCTTGTAAAAGTTAATACAGCTTATGAAGACAGTAAATTAAGTAAAATATTAGAGCTGGTGCAAAATGCAACTGCTCAGAAAGCCCCTACAGAACTATTCATCAGAAAATTTGCTAAAGTTTACACGCCCATTGTTGTACTTCTTGCCATAGGAATCTGTTTACTGCCTTATTTCTTTGTAAGTGATTATCAGTTCAGGGATTGGTTATACAGAGCATTGATCTTTCTTGTAATTTCTTGTCCTTGCGCCTTAGTAATTTCCATCCCATTAGGTTACTTTGGAGGAATCGGGGCAGCAAGCCGAAACGGGATTTTATTTAAAGGAAGTAACTTCCTGGATGCTATTGCAGAAATTCAGAATGTGGTGATGGATAAAACAGGAACAATGACGGAAGGAGTTTTCAATGTTCAGGAGGTAAGTATTGCCCCGGAATTTAATAAAGATGAAATCCTTCAGATGGTGAATGTATTGGAAAGTAAAAGTACCCATCCGGTTGCTACTGCTATTCACAATTATGTAGGAGATATTAATTATTCTATTCCTTTAGAGAATGTAGAAGAAATAGCGGGACACGGATTGAAAGCAACTGTCAATGGTAAAGAGCTCCTGGTTGGGAACTTTAAATTAATGGATAAATTCAATATCAATTATGATATCAACCATGCGAATATTGTGTATACACTTATTGCAGTGGCTTATGATAAAAGATTTGCGGGATATATTACCATTGCAGACAGTATAAAAGAAGATGCTAAAGAAACCGTTGATAATCTTCATAAAATGGGTGTAAAAGCGACCATGCTGAGTGGAGATAAAGGAACTGTGGTGAAGTATGTAGCCGATCAGCTGGGAATTGATAATGCATTCGGAGATCTTCTTCCGGAAGATAAGGTGAATAAAGTAAAAGAGATCAAAGCAAAAAACCAGACCGTGGCTTTTGTAGGAGATGGGGTAAATGACGCTCCAGTGGTTGCTTTAAGCGATGTAGGAATCGCGATGGGAGGTTTGGGAAGTGATGCTACCATTGAGACGGCAGATGTTGTTATTCAGGATGATAAACCAAGTAAAATTCCAATGGCCATCAATATTGGAAAACAAACGAAAAAGATCGTTTGGCAGAATATTATCCTTGCTTTTGCTGTGAAAGCGGTAGTTCTTGTACTTGGTGCCGGAGGCTTAGCAACGATGTGGGAAGCTGTATTTGCTGATGTAGGAGTTGCTTTGCTGGCGATCTTAAATGCAGTAAGAATTCAGAGAATGAAGTTTTAAAGACAAAAAACATACAACTATATTATATTAATGAAGGCTCTGCTGGCTACAGCAGGGTCTTTTTTTGTTTTTGTTTTTGGAATTTGCAAGGGGGTAAGGGGTTTTATGATGCTGGTGAAGATTTTAAGGGGTAAGAAATCAAAGATTTTCAGCTAAGACTCATATATGTTTTTCAGCCACGAATTCACGAATTATTTATTTGAACTTTTCACCATAAGCCTATAAAGTTTTAATATCCTTTTTCAAAAAAAATCATTCCAATTTAGTGTAGAGCTTTAACCCTAATAAGGTTATTCGTGAATTCGTGGCTATCAAATATGTGGTATTCAATTATAATCATAGCAGCTTAAAAATGTAATCTTTTAAGAATTCTTCGTGTGTTCGCGAATTCCAACAAAAATAGCAACAAAGAAAAAGCCCTGCTGAAAAAACAACAGAGCTAACAAGATTAAACTTTTATAAAGAACTAAATTTTCTGTTTGGATAAGGCAAAGAAATTAAAATCCTCTTTCCCTATACTGAACTGATGCTCTCCAATTTTGGAATAACCATTTTTATCATAGAACTGTAATGCTCTCTCATTAGAATTCAGAACAGATAACCAGATATATTGGTGGTCAGAATTTTCAAAAGAATTCATCAATTCATCCATTAATGCCTTTCCTGCTTTTTTATCCAAAAACTCTTTCAGGACATAAATTTTCTGTAACTGAGAAACAGCAGTGGAATTAATAAACGCTGTTGGAGAATTAATTTTTAGTTTGGCATATCCAATCGGAAGTTCGTTCCAGAACGCAATCCAGAATTTATTATTAGGATTCTGAATACTATTCCTGATTTTAGCTACACTGAAGGTTCGTTCAAAATAATCAAATAGATCCTTTGGATCACGCAAATAGTC is a genomic window of Chryseobacterium nakagawai containing:
- a CDS encoding heavy metal translocating P-type ATPase; its protein translation is MSIATIGAFAIGEYPEGVAVMLFYAVGEVFQTMAVTRAKGNIKALLDQRPDEVTILENNQPKIIKAKESKIGEIIQLKPGEKLALDGELLSDSASFNTAALTGESKPDTKNKGEVVLAGMINMNSVALVKVNTAYEDSKLSKILELVQNATAQKAPTELFIRKFAKVYTPIVVLLAIGICLLPYFFVSDYQFRDWLYRALIFLVISCPCALVISIPLGYFGGIGAASRNGILFKGSNFLDAIAEIQNVVMDKTGTMTEGVFNVQEVSIAPEFNKDEILQMVNVLESKSTHPVATAIHNYVGDINYSIPLENVEEIAGHGLKATVNGKELLVGNFKLMDKFNINYDINHANIVYTLIAVAYDKRFAGYITIADSIKEDAKETVDNLHKMGVKATMLSGDKGTVVKYVADQLGIDNAFGDLLPEDKVNKVKEIKAKNQTVAFVGDGVNDAPVVALSDVGIAMGGLGSDATIETADVVIQDDKPSKIPMAINIGKQTKKIVWQNIILAFAVKAVVLVLGAGGLATMWEAVFADVGVALLAILNAVRIQRMKF
- a CDS encoding GNAT family N-acetyltransferase, whose amino-acid sequence is MIQIRTAISEDAQHIALLGRITFTETFSDYLRDPKDLFDYFERTFSVAKIRNSIQNPNNKFWIAFWNELPIGYAKLKINSPTAFINSTAVSQLQKIYVLKEFLDKKAGKALMDELMNSFENSDHQYIWLSVLNSNERALQFYDKNGYSKIGEHQFSIGKEDFNFFALSKQKI